Genomic window (Candidatus Microthrix parvicella Bio17-1):
TCGGAGCCGTGACCTCGGCTACTCCTCCATGCAGGCGTAGATGCCCAACCCCACGGCGGCGAGCGCGACGGCGCCCGCCATCACTGCCGACCGCTTATCCATCACCCCGGTCGTGCCCGCAGCCGACGCCGCCAGTACGTCGGCGGCGTCAACGGCGATGCCGCCCTGCAACGCCAGGCTGGTGACCTCGTCGGAGGCACCCAGCACGAACGGTGCCGTCATGAACAGCTCGCGCGCCCCGAACAACCGGAGGGGATAGATGGCCGCCTCGTTGTTCTTCACGTCGATGCCGAACAGCGCACCCAGCTTTCGGGGCGCCACCAAGGAGCCGATACCGACGCACGACCGGATGCCAACCAGCACCTTCCGCGCGTCCCGAGGTGAGAAGGAGATCTGCATGTCGCCAGTGTGTCACGACGCACCAGTCGACGTTGGCGACTCAGCCAGGTGGAGCGCACACCTCGAGCTCCATTCCATCGATGTCCCGAAAGAACAGCGACCAGGCGTCTCCCAATTCTTGGATCTCGCCGATGTCGGCGTCCGTCTCGAACACGTTGAGCGCCGCGCCACCACCCAGGTCGATGACGAACATGCGCGGATGCTCGGGCCGGGCCTCGATGCGGAAGGCCACCTCAGCCCCAAACACGGCCTCGTAGAACTTGGAGAAGCGGTCCAGGTTGGGGGTGAGCCTCGCGATGTGTTTGAAGCCCGACCCCAATGCCAACCGCAAACTACCCACCGGGGTGCCGAACGACGGTCGCTACCCAAGGTTGGCCCTACCCTGGCCACATGAGCGCTGCCACGCAGGATGTTCGCACGAGGACCGAGTCGCTGGTCCGGCTGGAGGCGGCGCTGGTCACCCCGGAGTTGGCTGACCGCATGGAGGTGGTGGTGTGGTCGCCCGGGCCCGACCTCTACAGGGCCGCGTCGATCGACGGGTCGGTTGGCTTCCGTCGCACCGACGTCCACGGCCGCTGGAGCTACCAGGTGGTCGAGGTGTCGGGCGACAACCCGCTGGCCGACCAGGCAACCGACCGGTTTCTCGGCCTCGAGGCCGAGAAACGGCACCGCTTCCACACCCGGGACAAGAACGCCTACCCGCACGCCTTCGACTCGATCGCCCAGTTCTTCGACGGCGCCCATGCCCCCGATCTTCTCGCCACCCACACCGGCGCCCACTCCAGCGACGCCAACATCGGCCAGCACGGCTCGCTGGGCGCCGTGCAGGGCCGTGCGCCACTGATTCTGTCGGGCTGCGGCTTCCCGGCGCTGGGAACGGTCGACCGGGCCACCCGCATGGTGAACGTGGCGCCCACGCTGGCCGCCCTGCTGGGAGTTGAACCACATCCGGCCGGGGTCGGGCCCACCGGCCGGGGTCGGGCCGACGCGCTGCTCGCCCGCCAGGACGGCGATGCGGAGGCCGACCTGCTCACCGGCGACGCCCCCGACCACCTGGTCGTGTTCCTGCTGGACGGATGTAACGCCAACCTGCTGTACGACGTGATCGCCTCGGGCGAGGCACCCAACATCGCCGCCCTGGCCGCCGCCGGCACCACGATGGGACGTGGCGTCTACGCCTCGTTGCCAACCGCCACGTTGGCCAATCACACCACCGCCCTCACCGGCGCCCATCCCGGGCACTCCGGCATCATCCACCACGCCTGGTACGACCGGTGTAGCGACAGCGAAGTGGATCTGTTGGCCTTCGATCAGATGTTCCACTCGTCGAGCCACCTCGACCCGAACGTCGAGACGCTGTTTTCCGCGGTCAAGCGAAGCCGTCCAGACGCGTTTACCGCTGCATCATTTGAGTTCTGCGACACGGGTGCCGACTTCTCTTCATTCGCTCTCGTCCGGGGTGGCGCAACCGGCGGCCTGCCCGAACTCGACGAGGTCGCCCACCTGACCCCCAACCCGGCGTTGCGCAGCGATCAGTACAACTTCATGTCCCAGGTGGATCAACTGAGCGTGACCCACACCATCGACGTCTGGCGTCAGGTGAACGGCAACCCGCTTCCCACCCTGAGCTGGTGCAGCCTGTCGTTGACCGACGAGGTTGCCCACGAGGTGGGGCCACATGCGCCGGCAGCCCGCGCCGCGGTCCGAGACTCCGATGCCAGGGTTGGCGACGTGCTGGCCGTCATCGACGCCGCAGGAGTCCGCGACCGCACCGCCGTCGTCGTGCTGGCCGACCATGGAATGGAGGAGAGCGACCCGGCGGTCTCGGCCGGGTGGACGCCGGAGTTGCAGGCCACCGGCGTGGCCCACCTGGAGGTCGGTGGCGGCCTGATCTACCTCACCTGAGGGCCACCGGGCTACCAGCGGGCTCGTGACTCCTCGGCGAAGCCCTGGAGCCCCTCAAATTCGATCCGCCGCCCATCGTCGCCGGCCACCCAGCCCGACCAGTCGCCGAACACCTGGTGCGTCGCCCGCTTCAGCACGCCTGCGTTGATGTTCGAGTACTTGTCGAAGCGGGGCGTCAGAACGAGATCGAGATGACCGCTTGGGTCGGTGATCTTCCACGGCCTCATCGGGTCGTCCCAGGAGTAGGCCCAGGCGAGCTCGGCGCCGACCTTGGTGAGTCGCCCGTCGATGATCACGCCGTTCTCGGTCAAACCGGTGCCGTCGGTCCACTTCGCCCCGATCTGAATGCCGACGACCGGTCCATCGTCGCCAACCCGACCGGCGCCGCCGCCCCAGTTCCAGCGGGTGGAGTACGGCCAGCGCCCACGTCCCACGTCGAGAACCCCCCACGCGCCACGGGACGAGTCCTCCAGCCGTCGGGTGACGCCGCCCGTGGTCAGGTGACCGGTTGCGGGCCGGGCCTGATGCTTTGAGGTGTACTGAAAACGTCGTTCGCTCCAGGGGATCACCACGTTGAGCGACTCATGACCGTCGGGCAGCGCGATCTGCGCCTCGAGCTCCGCCGGCGAGCCGTCGGACTCGGTCCAGCGGGCCGAGATGGTGGTGGTGCCGTCGTCTGGGTCGTCCATGGTGAGGTCGAGGCGTTTGTGGTGAAAGGTCAGCGGCGCCGTGCCGGGACGCTCCGGCAGTTCCAAGCCGCGTCCCAGCGGGGAGGCTGCCGCGGCGCCCCCTGAGGATCCGGTGGCCAGGTCGACCCAGTACACGTCCGCGATTCCCAAATAGTCGATGTCGGCGAACGTGGCGGCCACCACCAGATCGCCCGCCAGCACCGCCCAGTAGTCCCAGCGCTTGTTGCGACCCCAGCTTCCCCGCAGGTTGGCGCGGTGCAACGGGGCCGACGACCAACCGACGGCGTCGGGGTTCAGCCGTGCGCCGTCGGGCGTGGCCAGGTTGACCTGGTCGTGTAGCCGTCGTTCGTGGGTTGGCTGAGCGGACTTATCGGACATGCCCGGGACGGTAGCCGTCGCACCCCGACTTCAACGCCGAACGTGACGGCAACGTCAGGTCGGGTAGGATCGTCGCCTGTAAGCGCTTGTGGCTCAATTGGATAGAGCACCTGACTTCGGATCAGGCGGTTGGGGGTTCGAGTCCCTCCGGGCGCACCAAGGTGATACCTCTAGAGTCGAACCATGGGTATTCATCCGGTCATCGGGGTCGATGTGGGCGGAAGCGGCGTCAAGGCCGCCCTGGTGGACGTGGAACGCGGCGAGTTGGTGTCGGACCGGCCACGGCTCGAGACACCTCAGCCGGCAACGCCGGACCGGGTTGCCCACACGGTGGCACAACTGGTGGACGGTCTGGGCGGGTCGTCGGTGATCGGCGTGACCGTGCCGGGCGTGGTGAGCACCGGCGTGGTTCGCACCGCGGCAAACATCGACTCCACCTGGATCGGCACGGACGCCTGCGGGCTGTTCTCGAAACAGCTGGGGGTTCCGTGCACCGTGATCAACGATGCCGACGCGGCAGGATTGGCCGAGATGCGCTTCGGCGCCGGGAGGGGCCGAGACGGCGTGGCCATCATGGTGACGCTGGGCACCGGTATCGGCAGCGCCGTGTTTGTTGATGGGAACCTGGTGCCCAACACCGAACTGGGCCATCTGGAGTTCAAGGGGCAGGTCGCCGAGCACCACGCCGCCGCCGCCGTGCGAAAAGCCCAACACCTCACCTGGGAGCAATGGGGCCGGCGGGTTGGCCACTACCTGACCATGTTGACCACCCTGTTCTCGCCGGAGCTGATCGTGGTTGGGGGTGGCGTCTCCCGAAAGTTCGACCGCTTTGCCGACGAGATTGCCGCGTTGGTGCCCACAAACACCGAGGTGGTGCCGGCGGCACTTCAGAACAAAGCGGGCATCGTGGGGGCAGCGCTCGTCGCTGCGGGTGACCGTTGACCGGCGCA
Coding sequences:
- a CDS encoding VOC family protein, whose protein sequence is MGSLRLALGSGFKHIARLTPNLDRFSKFYEAVFGAEVAFRIEARPEHPRMFVIDLGGGAALNVFETDADIGEIQELGDAWSLFFRDIDGMELEVCAPPG
- a CDS encoding alkaline phosphatase family protein; the encoded protein is MSAATQDVRTRTESLVRLEAALVTPELADRMEVVVWSPGPDLYRAASIDGSVGFRRTDVHGRWSYQVVEVSGDNPLADQATDRFLGLEAEKRHRFHTRDKNAYPHAFDSIAQFFDGAHAPDLLATHTGAHSSDANIGQHGSLGAVQGRAPLILSGCGFPALGTVDRATRMVNVAPTLAALLGVEPHPAGVGPTGRGRADALLARQDGDAEADLLTGDAPDHLVVFLLDGCNANLLYDVIASGEAPNIAALAAAGTTMGRGVYASLPTATLANHTTALTGAHPGHSGIIHHAWYDRCSDSEVDLLAFDQMFHSSSHLDPNVETLFSAVKRSRPDAFTAASFEFCDTGADFSSFALVRGGATGGLPELDEVAHLTPNPALRSDQYNFMSQVDQLSVTHTIDVWRQVNGNPLPTLSWCSLSLTDEVAHEVGPHAPAARAAVRDSDARVGDVLAVIDAAGVRDRTAVVVLADHGMEESDPAVSAGWTPELQATGVAHLEVGGGLIYLT
- a CDS encoding DUF2804 domain-containing protein, with protein sequence MSDKSAQPTHERRLHDQVNLATPDGARLNPDAVGWSSAPLHRANLRGSWGRNKRWDYWAVLAGDLVVAATFADIDYLGIADVYWVDLATGSSGGAAAASPLGRGLELPERPGTAPLTFHHKRLDLTMDDPDDGTTTISARWTESDGSPAELEAQIALPDGHESLNVVIPWSERRFQYTSKHQARPATGHLTTGGVTRRLEDSSRGAWGVLDVGRGRWPYSTRWNWGGGAGRVGDDGPVVGIQIGAKWTDGTGLTENGVIIDGRLTKVGAELAWAYSWDDPMRPWKITDPSGHLDLVLTPRFDKYSNINAGVLKRATHQVFGDWSGWVAGDDGRRIEFEGLQGFAEESRARW
- the ppgK gene encoding polyphosphate--glucose phosphotransferase; this encodes MGIHPVIGVDVGGSGVKAALVDVERGELVSDRPRLETPQPATPDRVAHTVAQLVDGLGGSSVIGVTVPGVVSTGVVRTAANIDSTWIGTDACGLFSKQLGVPCTVINDADAAGLAEMRFGAGRGRDGVAIMVTLGTGIGSAVFVDGNLVPNTELGHLEFKGQVAEHHAAAAVRKAQHLTWEQWGRRVGHYLTMLTTLFSPELIVVGGGVSRKFDRFADEIAALVPTNTEVVPAALQNKAGIVGAALVAAGDR